A single Flavobacteriales bacterium DNA region contains:
- a CDS encoding tyrosine--tRNA ligase, whose amino-acid sequence MAFKPNHDLVEELKWRGLHHDSMPETQELLNKEMVTGYVGFDPTSDSLHIGNLVPIMLLKHLQLAGHKPIALVGGATGMIGDPSGKSAERNLLDEETLRKNQEGVRKQLLKLLDFENGENKAELANNYDWFKDMTFLGFMRDIGKHITVSYMMSKDSVQNRLETGISFTEFSYQLVQGYDFAHLLKTKGVKLQMGGSDQWGNIVTGTELIRRMGLGEAKALVAPLITKADGGKFGKTESGNVWLDPERTSPYQFYQFWLNASDEDAKKYIRIFSLLPKEEIEAIEAEHEQAPHARALQKALAKDVTVRVHSEDDYNAAVAASEILFGKGTEESLRKLSETDLLSVFDGVPQFEISKSELETGIGVIDLLTEKAAVFPSKGEARKMIQGNGVSINQNKVSAVELSVDSSFLISGKYILAQRGKKNYFLIKVV is encoded by the coding sequence ATGGCGTTCAAACCCAACCACGACCTTGTTGAAGAATTGAAATGGCGCGGCCTGCATCACGACAGCATGCCTGAAACGCAGGAACTCCTGAACAAGGAAATGGTGACGGGTTATGTGGGTTTTGATCCGACCTCTGATTCACTGCACATTGGAAACTTGGTGCCGATCATGTTGCTCAAGCATTTGCAGTTGGCGGGTCACAAACCGATCGCGTTGGTCGGTGGCGCTACGGGAATGATCGGTGATCCTTCGGGAAAATCTGCCGAACGGAATCTTCTGGATGAGGAAACACTTCGCAAGAATCAGGAAGGTGTGCGAAAGCAGCTTTTGAAATTATTGGATTTCGAGAACGGTGAGAACAAGGCCGAATTGGCCAACAACTACGATTGGTTCAAGGACATGACGTTCCTCGGTTTCATGCGTGACATTGGGAAGCACATTACCGTGAGTTATATGATGTCGAAGGACAGCGTTCAGAACCGTTTGGAAACAGGCATTTCGTTCACGGAATTCAGCTACCAGTTGGTGCAGGGCTACGACTTTGCGCATCTGCTGAAAACCAAAGGCGTGAAGCTGCAAATGGGCGGTTCCGACCAGTGGGGAAACATCGTAACGGGAACAGAATTGATCCGCAGAATGGGCTTGGGCGAGGCGAAAGCGTTGGTGGCTCCACTCATCACAAAAGCTGATGGCGGCAAATTCGGGAAGACTGAAAGCGGCAACGTTTGGCTCGATCCAGAACGAACTTCACCATACCAATTCTACCAGTTCTGGTTGAATGCTTCAGATGAAGATGCCAAAAAGTATATCCGCATTTTCTCATTACTACCTAAGGAAGAAATTGAAGCGATTGAGGCAGAACATGAGCAAGCACCGCACGCTCGTGCATTGCAAAAAGCCTTGGCAAAAGATGTGACTGTTCGTGTTCATTCTGAGGATGATTACAACGCGGCAGTTGCGGCTTCGGAAATCCTGTTCGGAAAGGGAACAGAGGAAAGTCTGCGCAAGCTTTCTGAAACCGATCTGCTTTCAGTTTTTGACGGTGTTCCGCAGTTTGAGATTTCCAAATCTGAACTGGAAACTGGAATCGGAGTTATTGATCTTTTGACTGAAAAAGCAGCGGTTTTCCCATCAAAAGGAGAAGCCAGAAAGATGATTCAGGGAAATGGTGTTTCCATTAATCAGAACAAGGTTTCGGCAGTTGAACTTTCCGTTGATTCGTCTTTCCTCATCTCAGGAAAGTATATCCTCGCACAGCGCGGTAAGAAGAATTACTTCTTGATTAAAGTGGTTTAA
- a CDS encoding T9SS type A sorting domain-containing protein, whose translation MKITGSLLFSVLLSCFFDHSLAQPGFLDGAFSQNGLHTIGTSSNAEHGRVVLIQSDGKVVVAGYSHNGSDNQMFVYRCFPNGDADTDFGTNGWKDLDLGPSNDRLFGGVLQPDGKMVFVGPTDVNGTDGFGVYRLNPDGSWDDTFDNDGIAIYNPSGISDIPVAVDIQQDGRIVIFGTTVTTNDYVAAVMRLNSNGSIDQSFSGDGLAVTPFSNIVDLVGSGLIQSDGKIIVAGNTAGSIGWEFAMARINPNGSLDNSFGTNGTIHYQLGISGSFCRHVALQPDGKIIAVGESGQASGSVFTIARFNQDGTYDTSFGVGGVVYHSITAGNDYGQRVLIQPDGKLIVIGNSAMSSQDISLSRFLADGTVDTDFGSAGSVITPIGTSDDFAYAATFDANGDIWVVGEVAIMASFDVFIAKYKNDLNLGIASESTEPPISVYPNPVRDQLFVEFDVERKSMVGISLFDGCGRMVKTASSGSTAVGSQRFTLDVSDLKSGTYLLSVNGSRWQANKLVVIQ comes from the coding sequence ATGAAAATAACAGGTTCACTCCTTTTCTCAGTTCTGCTTTCATGCTTCTTCGATCACTCACTGGCTCAACCCGGTTTCTTGGATGGTGCTTTCAGCCAGAATGGTCTACATACGATCGGCACCAGCAGTAATGCCGAACATGGCCGGGTGGTATTGATCCAAAGCGATGGCAAAGTGGTTGTTGCAGGTTATTCGCACAATGGCAGCGACAACCAGATGTTCGTCTATCGATGCTTTCCCAATGGGGATGCCGACACGGATTTTGGAACAAACGGCTGGAAAGACCTTGACCTTGGGCCGTCAAATGACCGATTGTTCGGAGGTGTGCTACAGCCGGATGGGAAAATGGTGTTTGTGGGACCGACTGATGTAAATGGCACGGATGGGTTCGGTGTTTACCGACTCAATCCCGATGGCTCATGGGATGATACGTTTGACAACGATGGGATCGCCATTTACAATCCAAGCGGAATCTCGGACATACCTGTGGCGGTGGACATTCAGCAGGATGGACGGATCGTGATCTTCGGAACTACGGTGACGACCAATGATTACGTTGCCGCGGTCATGCGACTGAACAGCAATGGCTCCATCGACCAATCATTCAGCGGTGACGGACTTGCGGTAACACCATTCAGCAATATTGTAGATCTCGTTGGGTCGGGTCTGATACAGAGTGATGGAAAGATCATTGTTGCCGGGAACACGGCAGGATCCATTGGGTGGGAATTCGCCATGGCCCGAATCAATCCGAACGGCAGTTTGGACAATAGCTTCGGCACAAACGGAACTATTCACTACCAATTGGGCATCTCCGGAAGTTTCTGTCGCCACGTTGCGCTACAACCGGATGGTAAAATCATAGCGGTGGGCGAAAGCGGTCAGGCTTCGGGCTCAGTCTTTACCATTGCGCGTTTCAACCAAGACGGGACCTACGACACTTCGTTCGGGGTTGGTGGAGTGGTTTACCACTCGATAACAGCAGGAAATGACTATGGCCAAAGGGTACTCATTCAACCGGACGGTAAGTTGATCGTGATCGGAAATTCAGCCATGTCTTCGCAAGATATTTCCCTGTCGAGATTCTTGGCTGATGGAACGGTTGACACTGATTTTGGGTCGGCAGGAAGTGTCATTACTCCGATCGGAACAAGTGATGATTTCGCATATGCGGCCACTTTTGATGCCAACGGTGATATTTGGGTGGTCGGAGAGGTGGCCATCATGGCCTCGTTCGATGTGTTCATCGCCAAATACAAGAACGACCTTAACCTTGGAATTGCTTCGGAATCGACCGAACCACCTATTTCAGTTTACCCGAATCCGGTGCGGGATCAACTCTTTGTCGAATTCGATGTAGAGAGGAAATCCATGGTCGGGATTTCACTTTTCGATGGTTGCGGAAGGATGGTCAAAACTGCAAGTTCTGGCAGTACTGCCGTGGGTTCTCAGCGATTCACGTTGGACGTATCTGACCTGAAATCTGGCACCTATCTGCTATCGGTCAATGGAAGCAGGTGGCAAGCCAATAAACTGGTTGTAATCCAATAG
- a CDS encoding divalent metal cation transporter, translating into MKNFIKSILPGLFLIGFNIGTGSVTAMAKAGANYGMALLWTILLSCLVTYYLIRLFGKYTIVTGETALAAFRKHIHPVFGMFLLVALTVNVSGGIMGVMGIVADVLHEWSKMWVDGGISPIVWASGSIALIYAIFFVGTTSTFEKALAGMVAFMGCAFFINFVLMMPPVADILNGLIPSVPETNAASNSSSYLVIAGMVGTTVSSMVFIVRTTLVKEQGWGIQDMKIQNRDAAVSATMMFLISASIMAAAAGTLYLAGQSLNDAKEMIPLLEPVAGKYAVAIFVIGITAAGLSSQFPNTLLLPWLLCDFFGWERDLKKFNFRMIVLVMSLLGLVVPIFHARPVFVMVASQAFAALVLPVTVGGIFYLTSSRKIMGEHANSTLENIILFLIFLFSLFMGGVGIKGFVQDFF; encoded by the coding sequence ATGAAAAACTTCATCAAGTCCATTCTTCCCGGCCTATTCCTTATCGGTTTCAACATTGGAACGGGGAGTGTGACCGCCATGGCGAAGGCCGGTGCCAACTACGGCATGGCGCTGCTTTGGACCATCCTGCTTTCGTGCCTCGTCACCTATTACCTCATTCGCCTTTTCGGAAAATACACGATTGTAACTGGTGAAACAGCCTTGGCTGCATTCCGAAAACACATTCATCCCGTTTTTGGAATGTTCCTTTTGGTAGCATTGACCGTCAACGTTTCGGGCGGAATCATGGGCGTGATGGGAATTGTGGCCGATGTGCTGCACGAATGGTCGAAGATGTGGGTCGATGGCGGCATTTCTCCGATTGTTTGGGCGAGTGGTTCCATTGCGCTCATTTACGCCATTTTCTTTGTGGGAACGACTTCCACATTTGAGAAAGCCTTGGCGGGAATGGTCGCGTTCATGGGTTGTGCATTCTTCATCAATTTCGTGTTGATGATGCCGCCCGTTGCGGACATTCTGAATGGACTGATTCCATCGGTTCCCGAGACGAATGCAGCCTCAAATTCAAGCTCCTATCTGGTCATTGCTGGAATGGTCGGAACCACGGTTTCTTCCATGGTTTTTATTGTGCGTACCACATTGGTGAAAGAGCAAGGTTGGGGCATTCAGGATATGAAAATTCAGAATCGCGATGCAGCTGTAAGCGCAACGATGATGTTCCTGATCTCGGCTTCAATTATGGCTGCGGCTGCCGGAACGCTCTACTTAGCGGGGCAATCGCTCAACGATGCCAAGGAAATGATTCCGCTGCTGGAACCTGTGGCTGGCAAATACGCTGTGGCGATTTTCGTCATTGGAATTACCGCTGCGGGACTTTCATCTCAATTCCCGAATACACTGCTTTTGCCTTGGTTGCTGTGTGATTTCTTCGGTTGGGAACGCGACCTGAAAAAGTTCAATTTCCGAATGATCGTCCTTGTCATGTCGTTGCTCGGATTGGTCGTTCCGATTTTCCATGCACGGCCCGTGTTTGTGATGGTTGCGAGCCAGGCGTTTGCAGCCTTGGTTCTTCCAGTGACGGTTGGCGGCATTTTCTATCTCACTTCCAGCAGGAAGATCATGGGCGAACATGCCAATTCAACCTTAGAGAACATTATCCTCTTCCTCATTTTTCTTTTTTCCCTTTTCATGGGGGGCGTTGGTATAAAAGGCTTCGTTCAGGATTTCTTCTGA
- a CDS encoding GNAT family N-acetyltransferase, translating into MEKMMLLRKLTLADFDDWNSMRTMALDVAPIAFGASNEDEIPKRKEFFERNIEMPDHFILGMFIENRLIGIAGFYRHNQLKVRHKGTIWSVFVHPDFQGQGLGRKLMQEIIAIIFSIGGMERILIGASSVNPTAINLYKSLGFEEYGYEPRCLIHDGNYYDEVLMVLDRADYRKG; encoded by the coding sequence GTGGAAAAGATGATGTTGCTCAGAAAGTTAACACTTGCGGATTTTGATGACTGGAACTCCATGCGAACCATGGCGCTGGATGTAGCTCCAATTGCTTTCGGGGCTTCCAACGAGGACGAAATACCCAAGCGAAAGGAGTTTTTTGAGCGGAACATTGAAATGCCCGACCACTTCATTCTTGGAATGTTCATAGAGAACAGGTTGATCGGGATTGCCGGATTCTACCGCCACAATCAACTCAAGGTCAGGCACAAAGGAACCATCTGGTCGGTTTTCGTTCACCCTGATTTTCAGGGACAAGGATTGGGACGGAAACTGATGCAGGAAATTATTGCCATCATCTTCTCAATTGGTGGAATGGAGCGGATTCTCATAGGTGCTTCATCCGTCAATCCAACGGCTATAAATCTCTACAAAAGCCTTGGCTTTGAGGAATACGGCTATGAACCGCGATGTCTTATTCATGATGGCAATTATTATGATGAGGTTTTGATGGTGCTCGATCGGGCGGATTACCGCAAAGGCTGA
- a CDS encoding DUF255 domain-containing protein, whose translation MAEHKHTNALINETSPYLLQHAHNPVDWVAWNDESLARAKKEQKLMLISIGYSACHWCHVMEHESFEDSTVAAFMNEHFVCIKVDREERPDVDQVYMNAVQLMTGRGGWPLNCFALPDGRPLYGGTYFPKEQWLDVLQRVANIWENDREKALEYATNLTQGIKQSELIQKSSDTSKMTKEEIAPLVKKCSMEFDNREGGPNRAPKFPLPNNYEFLLRYAFLSDDQEVKDHVQLTLQKMAFGGIYDQIGGGFARYSVDGVWKVPHFEKMLYDNAQLVSLYSEAYQATKNPLYREIVEETLEFIKREMTSKEGAFYSALDADSEGEEGKFYVWKDDELKSVLGTDFGWVKDYYNINQKGFWEHENYILLRDKNDEDFAKQKGWSVEKLKTKVASVKAKLLSERSKRIRPGLDDKQLTSWNALMLKGYADAYRVFGREEYLKAALKSADFILKTQRNDDGGLWHNHKEDRSTINGFLEDYCFTIEALISLCQATFDRKWLDEADALAKYTIEHFHDSESGMFFFNSNSDAQLIARKMELTDNVIPASNSSMAKGLFLLGHYLDNSEYLKIAEQMFQNVKPSLSQGPSWYSNWLELALYQSYPFYEVAIVGNEAEAKRVQLEQRYHPNKMLVGGKTENGLSLLENRLIEGETRIYVCVDKACQMPTSDVSVAIGQMK comes from the coding sequence ATGGCCGAACACAAACACACCAACGCGCTCATTAACGAAACCAGTCCTTATCTGCTACAACACGCGCACAATCCAGTTGATTGGGTAGCATGGAATGATGAAAGCTTGGCGCGGGCCAAGAAAGAGCAGAAACTCATGCTGATCAGCATCGGTTACAGCGCCTGCCATTGGTGTCATGTGATGGAGCACGAAAGTTTTGAGGATAGCACGGTTGCCGCTTTCATGAACGAGCATTTCGTGTGTATAAAAGTGGATCGGGAAGAACGCCCTGATGTAGACCAGGTGTATATGAACGCGGTTCAGTTGATGACGGGCCGTGGAGGTTGGCCGCTCAATTGTTTTGCGTTGCCCGATGGAAGACCACTTTACGGTGGAACGTATTTCCCCAAAGAGCAATGGTTGGATGTGTTGCAACGCGTGGCCAACATTTGGGAGAACGACCGCGAGAAAGCACTGGAATATGCCACCAATCTCACGCAGGGAATCAAGCAAAGTGAGCTGATCCAGAAGAGTTCGGATACTTCAAAAATGACCAAGGAGGAAATTGCTCCACTCGTCAAAAAATGTAGTATGGAGTTTGATAACCGTGAAGGTGGCCCAAATCGTGCACCGAAGTTTCCGCTGCCGAACAACTATGAATTTTTGCTGCGCTATGCGTTTTTGAGTGATGATCAGGAAGTGAAGGATCATGTTCAGTTGACACTTCAGAAAATGGCGTTCGGAGGCATTTACGATCAGATCGGTGGTGGTTTTGCGCGCTATTCGGTTGATGGCGTTTGGAAGGTGCCGCACTTCGAAAAGATGCTGTACGATAACGCACAGTTGGTTTCGCTGTATTCGGAAGCGTATCAGGCCACTAAAAACCCACTTTACAGGGAAATTGTAGAAGAAACACTGGAGTTCATAAAGCGCGAAATGACCTCCAAAGAAGGTGCTTTTTATTCTGCGTTGGATGCGGATAGCGAGGGTGAAGAAGGCAAGTTCTACGTGTGGAAGGATGACGAATTGAAATCTGTTTTGGGTACTGATTTCGGTTGGGTGAAAGACTATTACAACATCAACCAAAAAGGGTTTTGGGAGCACGAGAATTACATTCTATTGCGCGATAAAAACGATGAAGATTTCGCGAAGCAGAAAGGTTGGTCGGTTGAGAAATTGAAAACGAAAGTTGCCTCAGTAAAAGCAAAGTTGTTGTCTGAAAGAAGCAAGCGAATCCGCCCAGGTTTGGATGATAAGCAACTTACCTCTTGGAACGCGCTGATGCTGAAAGGTTATGCGGATGCATATCGCGTTTTCGGAAGAGAAGAATATCTGAAGGCCGCTTTGAAAAGTGCCGATTTCATTCTCAAAACGCAACGTAATGATGATGGAGGACTGTGGCACAATCACAAGGAAGACCGCTCCACCATCAACGGATTTTTGGAGGACTACTGCTTCACTATCGAAGCGCTGATCTCGCTCTGTCAAGCAACATTTGACAGAAAATGGCTGGACGAAGCCGATGCGCTGGCCAAATACACCATCGAGCATTTCCATGATTCAGAATCGGGTATGTTCTTCTTCAATTCCAATAGCGATGCGCAACTCATTGCCCGTAAAATGGAATTGACGGATAACGTCATTCCGGCATCCAATTCCAGCATGGCAAAGGGACTTTTTCTGCTCGGACATTACCTTGATAATTCAGAATATTTGAAGATCGCAGAACAGATGTTCCAGAATGTCAAACCAAGCCTCTCACAAGGTCCGAGTTGGTATTCCAACTGGCTGGAATTGGCGCTCTATCAGTCGTATCCATTCTATGAAGTTGCCATCGTTGGCAATGAAGCCGAAGCAAAGCGGGTGCAATTGGAACAGCGTTATCACCCAAATAAAATGTTGGTTGGCGGAAAAACCGAGAACGGTCTTTCTTTGCTGGAAAACAGATTGATCGAAGGAGAAACGCGTATTTACGTTTGTGTCGATAAGGCGTGTCAGATGCCGACTTCAGATGTTTCTGTCGCAATTGGTCAGATGAAGTAA